A single genomic interval of Devosia oryziradicis harbors:
- the recJ gene encoding single-stranded-DNA-specific exonuclease RecJ, giving the protein MLDAPRPFLDVARSVTGRTWIDRLDATTTRMATAISQRTGISEILARVIAARGVGLDEAERYLEPTIRGLMPDPSTLTAMDALADRLAKAITDNEAIALFGDYDVDGACSCALMARYLRHFGIEPQVHIPDRIFEGYGPNIAAMDKLIDSGATLIITLDCGTTSDDPIAHARGRGADVLVIDHHLSDHELPKATALVNPNRPDDISGLGYLCAAGVTFMVLVAVNRTLRNRGDTGLPDLLRLLDLVALATVCDVVPLTGLNRAFVVRGLEVARRGDNKGIAALALASRLSGPINPYHLGFLIGPRINAGGRIGNAAMGTELLTIDDEHHALAIAARLDELNSERQRIEVEAVEEAAAVAELEIGNGEGPPVLVLASANWHPGVAGLIAARLRERFERPTFAIALGPDGAGTGSGRSMPGVDLGRAVIEAVERGLIAKGGGHAMAAGVTIKPGQLGPFRSFLAEALSVDVGLARAATALPVDAALTARGASLDLVRDLERAGPFGAGNPGPAFAFPAHRAKFAQVVGKGGHVSFALTSEDGARLKAIAFRAANTAIGDALLREGESAFHFAGSLSIDHYQGREQVQFRLTDLARPKA; this is encoded by the coding sequence ATGCTCGATGCGCCGCGCCCCTTTCTCGATGTTGCCAGGTCCGTCACGGGCCGAACCTGGATCGACCGGCTGGATGCTACGACGACGCGCATGGCGACGGCCATTTCGCAGCGAACTGGCATCTCCGAGATTCTCGCCCGCGTCATCGCTGCCCGCGGTGTCGGACTCGATGAAGCCGAGCGCTACCTGGAGCCCACCATACGCGGGCTGATGCCCGACCCATCCACGCTCACCGCGATGGATGCCCTGGCGGACCGCCTGGCCAAGGCAATAACGGACAACGAGGCGATCGCGCTATTCGGCGATTATGACGTCGATGGTGCCTGCTCCTGCGCCCTGATGGCCCGCTACCTGCGCCATTTCGGCATCGAGCCGCAGGTGCATATTCCCGACCGGATATTCGAGGGCTACGGTCCCAACATCGCCGCAATGGACAAGCTGATCGATTCCGGCGCGACCCTGATCATCACGCTCGATTGCGGCACCACGAGCGACGATCCTATCGCCCATGCCCGGGGCCGGGGTGCCGACGTACTGGTGATTGACCACCACCTGAGCGACCACGAACTTCCCAAGGCCACCGCTTTGGTCAACCCCAACCGGCCCGACGACATTTCCGGCTTGGGTTATCTCTGCGCCGCCGGAGTAACCTTCATGGTGCTGGTGGCGGTCAACCGCACCTTGCGTAACCGCGGCGATACCGGTCTTCCTGATCTGTTGCGGCTGCTCGACCTGGTGGCGCTGGCCACCGTTTGCGACGTGGTGCCGCTCACCGGCCTCAACCGCGCCTTTGTCGTGCGCGGGCTCGAAGTTGCCCGCAGGGGGGACAACAAGGGCATCGCCGCGCTGGCCCTGGCGTCACGGCTGAGCGGCCCGATCAATCCCTATCACCTGGGCTTCCTTATCGGTCCGCGCATCAATGCCGGGGGCCGCATCGGCAATGCCGCGATGGGCACTGAACTGTTGACCATCGACGATGAACATCACGCCCTCGCCATCGCGGCGAGGCTCGATGAACTCAATTCCGAGCGGCAGCGCATCGAGGTCGAAGCCGTCGAGGAAGCAGCCGCCGTGGCCGAACTCGAGATCGGCAACGGTGAAGGGCCGCCTGTACTGGTCCTGGCATCGGCAAACTGGCATCCGGGGGTGGCCGGCCTCATTGCTGCCCGCCTGCGCGAACGGTTCGAACGCCCAACCTTTGCCATCGCACTTGGACCCGACGGTGCCGGCACCGGTTCGGGCCGGTCCATGCCCGGAGTGGACCTCGGCAGGGCGGTGATCGAGGCGGTGGAGCGCGGGCTCATCGCCAAGGGTGGCGGCCACGCCATGGCCGCAGGCGTCACCATCAAGCCGGGGCAGTTAGGCCCTTTCCGCTCCTTCCTCGCCGAGGCCCTTTCCGTCGATGTCGGCCTTGCCCGGGCTGCCACCGCGCTGCCGGTGGATGCCGCGCTGACGGCGCGGGGCGCGAGCCTCGATCTGGTCCGCGACCTCGAGCGGGCAGGGCCGTTCGGTGCGGGTAATCCCGGTCCGGCTTTCGCGTTTCCCGCCCACCGGGCCAAGTTTGCGCAGGTGGTGGGGAAGGGCGGGCATGTCAGCTTCGCTCTCACCTCCGAGGACGGCGCGCGCCTCAAGGCCATTGCCTTCCGCGCCGCCAACACTGCCATCGGCGACGCACTGCTGCGGGAAGGCGAGTCGGCTTTCCACTTTGCAGGATCGCTCTCGATCGACCATTATCAGGGCCGCGAGCAAGTGCAGTTTCGACTGACTGACCTTGCCAGACCCAAGGCCTAG
- the glpX gene encoding class II fructose-bisphosphatase gives MKLSKAEGTKSPANLHRSLTLELVRVTERAAVAAAEWRGKGNEQAADEAAVQAMKAELDRVSISGRIVIGEGEANECDELFIGQSVGAGQGPEVDIAVDPLEGVTLCAKNQPDSIVVLAMAERGGLLNVARNVYMHKIAIGAEYAPGTVHIDWTATQNVTALAKAKGVPLSEITAIVLDRPRHADLIEDLRTAGVAVKLISDGDIAGVIHAVNTEDTGIDIYLGSGGAPEGVLAAAALRCIGGHMQGKLILDTQAKRERAFTMGIQDPNRIYDAGELASGDVLVAATGVTDGTLLEGVRLRRNSVQTNTIVMRSWSQTVRWIKARHAR, from the coding sequence ATGAAACTGAGCAAGGCAGAGGGCACCAAGAGCCCCGCCAATCTCCACCGCAGCCTGACCCTTGAATTGGTACGCGTCACCGAGCGCGCCGCGGTGGCCGCCGCAGAGTGGCGCGGCAAGGGCAATGAGCAGGCCGCCGACGAGGCTGCCGTGCAGGCCATGAAGGCCGAACTTGACCGGGTGTCGATCTCGGGACGCATCGTCATTGGCGAGGGCGAAGCCAATGAGTGCGACGAGCTCTTCATCGGGCAATCGGTCGGCGCCGGGCAGGGCCCCGAGGTGGATATCGCGGTCGACCCGCTCGAGGGTGTGACGCTCTGCGCCAAGAACCAGCCCGATTCCATCGTGGTTCTCGCCATGGCCGAGCGCGGTGGCCTGCTCAATGTGGCGCGCAACGTCTACATGCACAAGATCGCCATTGGCGCCGAATATGCACCTGGGACCGTCCATATCGATTGGACGGCAACGCAGAATGTCACGGCACTGGCCAAGGCCAAGGGCGTTCCGCTGAGTGAAATCACCGCGATCGTGCTCGACCGGCCCCGTCACGCCGACCTGATCGAGGACCTGCGCACCGCGGGCGTTGCCGTCAAGCTGATTAGCGACGGCGACATTGCGGGGGTCATCCATGCAGTCAATACCGAGGATACCGGCATCGACATCTATCTCGGCTCAGGCGGTGCGCCCGAAGGCGTCCTTGCCGCTGCCGCCTTGCGCTGCATCGGCGGCCATATGCAGGGCAAGCTGATCCTCGATACACAGGCCAAGCGCGAGCGGGCCTTCACCATGGGCATCCAAGACCCTAACCGCATCTATGATGCCGGCGAATTGGCCTCGGGCGACGTGCTGGTGGCCGCAACCGGTGTCACCGACGGCACGTTGCTCGAAGGGGTCCGCCTGCGCCGCAATTCGGTCCAGACCAACACCATCGTCATGCGCTCCTGGAGCCAGACCGTGCGCTGGATCAAGGCCAGGCACGCGCGCTGA
- a CDS encoding homoserine dehydrogenase, translating into MQDFGDGEAQAPLRVGVAGLGNVGATLVRILQKDGAELTRKLGRQLVVTAVAARSRSRDRGIDISGLDWFDDPVALAKSDGIDLFVELIGGEDGPAFAAVKAALEIGRPVVTANKALLAKHGVTLARMAEESGAQLGFEAAVAGGIPVIKTLREGLGSARIAKVFGIMNGTCNYILTRMGNEDISFADCLKDAQALGYAEADPTFDVEGFDTAHKLSILATLCFGYEIAPNQIHVEGISRITQHDIKVAAELGYKIKLLGIAQRTDEGIEQRVHPTFVPKGSAIAGVDGVMNAVALETDHVHELLLAGPGAGGPPTASSVLSDILDIARGTRVPPLGVPSEELLPFKQAPMRAHDGGYYIRFNAKDVPGALAAIASRMAEHSISIDSVIQRSDLNAKAVALDGSPTRTVVMITQQTLESAVRESLAQIAADGFIVGEPQLIRIETL; encoded by the coding sequence ATGCAGGATTTCGGCGATGGCGAGGCCCAGGCACCTCTGCGCGTCGGGGTGGCGGGTTTGGGCAATGTCGGGGCCACGCTCGTGCGTATCCTGCAGAAGGATGGCGCCGAACTTACAAGGAAGCTGGGACGTCAGCTTGTCGTCACGGCAGTCGCCGCGCGTTCGCGTTCCCGCGACCGCGGCATCGACATTTCCGGGCTCGATTGGTTCGACGATCCGGTGGCGCTGGCAAAATCCGACGGCATTGATCTCTTCGTCGAACTGATCGGTGGCGAGGACGGCCCTGCTTTCGCTGCGGTCAAGGCAGCGCTTGAAATCGGCCGCCCGGTGGTTACGGCCAACAAGGCCCTGCTTGCCAAGCATGGCGTTACGCTGGCGCGCATGGCCGAGGAATCGGGTGCCCAACTGGGCTTTGAAGCGGCCGTCGCCGGCGGCATTCCGGTCATCAAGACCCTGCGCGAAGGCCTGGGTTCGGCCCGTATCGCCAAGGTGTTCGGCATCATGAACGGCACCTGCAACTATATCCTCACCCGCATGGGCAATGAGGACATCAGCTTTGCCGACTGCCTCAAGGATGCGCAGGCCCTGGGTTATGCCGAGGCCGATCCCACCTTCGACGTCGAAGGCTTTGACACGGCTCATAAGCTCTCGATTCTCGCTACGTTGTGCTTCGGCTACGAAATTGCGCCGAACCAGATCCATGTCGAGGGCATCTCGCGCATCACCCAGCACGATATCAAGGTCGCCGCCGAACTCGGCTACAAGATCAAGCTGCTCGGGATCGCGCAGCGCACCGATGAGGGCATCGAGCAGCGCGTGCACCCTACCTTCGTTCCAAAGGGCTCAGCCATTGCCGGCGTCGATGGCGTGATGAACGCGGTGGCGCTCGAAACCGACCATGTCCACGAGCTCCTGCTTGCAGGGCCCGGCGCGGGAGGCCCGCCGACGGCATCGTCGGTTCTGTCCGATATTCTCGACATCGCCCGCGGCACCCGCGTGCCGCCCCTTGGCGTCCCAAGCGAGGAACTGCTGCCCTTCAAACAGGCGCCGATGCGGGCCCACGACGGCGGCTACTATATCCGGTTCAACGCCAAGGACGTCCCGGGTGCGCTGGCGGCAATTGCCAGCCGCATGGCGGAGCATTCCATTTCCATCGACTCCGTCATTCAGCGGTCGGATTTGAACGCTAAGGCTGTCGCGTTGGACGGCTCGCCCACGCGCACAGTGGTCATGATCACTCAACAGACTTTGGAATCGGCGGTGCGTGAATCGCTTGCGCAGATCGCCGCCGACGGGTTTATCGTCGGTGAGCCGCAGTTGATCCGGATAGAAACGCTCTGA
- a CDS encoding EamA family transporter has protein sequence MSPLVVGLALFAAIMHATWNAFLRSGADRLWTVTVMSFSGTIIAIPFAFAFPLPAVGAWPYIALSSILQVGYTFFLVAAYRHGQLGQVYPIVRGTAPLLVTLGTFLLTGLQPTLVQAIGVTMVAAGIMSLALGRGRASWTSLAFAFTTGVIVASYGTVDSIGVHAAQHAGAYAAWVFIGYGTLLPLAFLLVRRKLVVDLRSVETRKALGGGIVALVSYALVVIAFSMGPAGPITALRETSVVFAIVIGWLFLGEKLTWLRIAAGLVVAAGAICLGYAG, from the coding sequence ATGAGCCCTCTCGTCGTTGGCCTGGCGCTGTTTGCCGCCATCATGCATGCCACCTGGAACGCCTTTCTCCGGAGTGGCGCCGACCGGCTCTGGACCGTGACGGTCATGAGCTTTTCCGGCACCATCATCGCCATACCTTTCGCCTTCGCCTTTCCCCTCCCGGCGGTCGGCGCCTGGCCCTACATCGCGCTCTCTTCGATCCTCCAGGTCGGCTACACCTTCTTCCTCGTCGCCGCCTATCGGCACGGGCAACTTGGCCAAGTCTATCCCATCGTCCGGGGTACGGCGCCGCTATTGGTGACCCTTGGCACGTTCCTGCTGACCGGTCTGCAACCCACGCTGGTCCAGGCGATCGGCGTGACCATGGTGGCGGCCGGCATCATGAGCCTGGCACTGGGACGGGGCAGGGCATCCTGGACCTCGCTCGCGTTTGCCTTCACCACAGGCGTTATCGTTGCGAGCTACGGTACCGTGGACTCCATCGGCGTTCATGCGGCGCAACACGCTGGCGCTTATGCAGCCTGGGTTTTCATCGGCTACGGCACGCTGCTGCCACTGGCCTTCCTGCTGGTTCGCCGCAAGCTGGTGGTTGACCTGCGCTCGGTCGAGACCCGCAAGGCTCTTGGCGGGGGCATCGTTGCGCTCGTTTCCTATGCGCTGGTGGTCATTGCGTTCTCGATGGGCCCAGCGGGACCCATCACCGCGCTGCGCGAGACGAGCGTAGTCTTTGCCATCGTGATCGGCTGGCTGTTTCTTGGCGAGAAGCTGACCTGGCTCCGCATCGCGGCAGGCCTGGTCGTCGCTGCAGGGGCGATTTGTCTCGGCTATGCGGGCTGA
- a CDS encoding LL-diaminopimelate aminotransferase — MSADFHKIRRLPPYVFAHIDPIKAKARAEGVDVIDLGMGNPDMPTPDHIVAKLQETVKDGRTHRYSTSRGIPGLRKAQASYYGRRFGVKLNPDTQIVATLGSKEGFANMASAITAPGDVVLVPNPTYPIHSFGFIMSGGVVRSMPADPNEDFMRSLDRAVRHSIPKPIALVLNYPANPTAYTATLDFYAEVVKYCKEHGIFILSDLAYSEIYFDENDPPPSVLQIPGAIDITVEFTSMSKTYSMPGWRVGFAVGNERLIAALARVKSYLDYGAFTPIQVAATAALNGSDDVIEEVRKVYKHRRDVLVESFGRSGWDIPVPKATMFAWAPIPAQFAHLGSLEFAKLLIQETGVGVAPGVGFGEYGDQYIRLAFVENEQRIRQAARNIKKLLGSKTGAGNVVPLVG; from the coding sequence ATGAGCGCAGACTTCCACAAGATCCGTCGTCTTCCCCCTTACGTCTTTGCCCATATCGACCCGATCAAGGCCAAGGCGCGTGCCGAAGGCGTCGACGTGATCGATCTGGGTATGGGCAATCCGGACATGCCGACCCCCGATCACATCGTTGCCAAGCTGCAGGAAACGGTCAAGGACGGCCGTACCCATCGCTACTCGACGTCGCGCGGTATTCCCGGACTGCGCAAGGCCCAGGCGAGCTATTATGGCCGCCGCTTTGGCGTAAAGCTAAACCCCGATACGCAAATTGTCGCGACGCTGGGCTCCAAGGAAGGATTCGCCAACATGGCCTCGGCCATCACCGCGCCCGGCGACGTGGTCCTGGTGCCCAACCCGACCTATCCCATCCACTCCTTCGGTTTCATCATGAGCGGTGGCGTGGTCCGCTCCATGCCGGCCGATCCGAATGAAGATTTCATGCGCTCGCTCGATCGGGCGGTGCGCCACTCCATTCCCAAGCCGATCGCGCTGGTCCTCAATTATCCTGCCAATCCCACGGCCTATACGGCCACGCTCGATTTTTATGCCGAGGTGGTCAAGTATTGTAAGGAACACGGGATCTTCATCCTCTCCGACCTCGCCTATTCGGAGATCTATTTCGACGAGAATGATCCGCCGCCATCGGTGCTGCAGATCCCTGGCGCCATCGACATCACGGTGGAATTCACCTCGATGTCCAAGACCTATTCCATGCCCGGCTGGCGCGTCGGCTTTGCCGTCGGCAATGAGCGCCTCATTGCGGCGCTGGCCCGCGTGAAGTCCTATCTCGACTACGGCGCCTTTACCCCGATCCAGGTGGCTGCCACCGCCGCGCTCAATGGCTCGGACGACGTCATCGAGGAAGTTCGCAAAGTGTACAAGCACCGCCGCGACGTGCTGGTCGAGAGCTTCGGCCGCTCGGGTTGGGATATTCCGGTGCCCAAGGCCACCATGTTTGCCTGGGCGCCCATTCCGGCCCAGTTCGCCCATCTCGGGTCGCTCGAATTTGCCAAGCTCCTCATCCAGGAGACCGGCGTCGGCGTCGCACCCGGCGTGGGCTTCGGCGAGTATGGCGATCAGTATATCCGCCTGGCTTTCGTCGAAAACGAACAGCGCATCCGCCAGGCCGCTCGCAACATCAAGAAGCTGCTCGGCTCCAAGACCGGTGCCGGCAACGTGGTCCCGCTGGTCGGCTAA